The Podospora pseudocomata strain CBS 415.72m chromosome 1 map unlocalized CBS415.72m_1, whole genome shotgun sequence genome has a segment encoding these proteins:
- a CDS encoding uncharacterized protein (COG:L; EggNog:ENOG503NVGQ), with translation MAARYQQHPTVPVGFQPSQGGYATPAPHHAAHMSPSHLGVGLDGTAHAGSRRGSSTTVPPPHQQQQQPLPSANGEGAGTPNTGREGTTTPTGQNPNGTSSSTTGPKPIRRRLRMITSCLECRRRKLKCNKGATCSNCVRFSRECLYLGPKLDEASQIRLTEIKEKVGSLERQFERDVARGATGGGGGRSGGSRQQRILADDVEDDFDEERDLQISSMVALDLTYDDYPDGVGTDDLIDLGIRVGKMRITERIGGLNRPRISEEIQAGIAGSPIATTPSSATTPWFNGASQMLGGDGTSEASFDMLPDFLKPGDSYLPPTSGFFFGQAGVSPPLEQLLPGSREWGQRLVNRYFEAVHPIARCVHRPSFEALYQSFWDDIAQNWEPRPSVQALVFAAWFSAAVSLDEVQAQNEFGNTKSAIVAHMKVATETALSKANFLRTTKFETMQAFIMYMLPLCRDEVSRAHSVLVGAAVRMAECMGLHRDGEAYGLSPLETHVRRLVWHQLCFLDIRTCEAQGPKPAIRREDYDTKLPLNCEETDLTANMVSVPPPADQWTSTMLVLMRFEINEMMRIIWADRRKLETHKTTLTAVLTKIENFRKRMFEKYNRFLNEEVPAQKYAKLVMQLLIYRLHAMVLHPYHSNATSPLPERLNGLLITSGILIIETAIQLESDPRFRDWSWYLGAYQQYQIALLLATEIYYRPQNKECNRIWRCLDYVFNLDPNEARDQKSLKILTEIMGKTSVYLGMRKVRAPTGIARAVPYKQAVKESPIQSHAMVPTGSFPQHQQQMHQTVNGPGHGLKPDPSMPQMPVNAIPTINMPMPHGNMAHSVPSSMPARVPPFGHSPMMFPPQQPTIMPNMVFAGVSNGEVLWGFPHMNPGSPENSSDGGSVVGQPQRHGSIAGPGAAINVMDNIDWDAINVLFPTDPNTGELSFNSFQVDHSAQMNHNLGAQMGHAHTPHHQQQHSQTQWGPN, from the exons ATGGCTGCCAGGTATCAACAGCATCCCACAGTCCCGGTGGGATTCCAACCAAGCCAAGGCGGTTATGCCACACCCGCACCGCATCATGCGGCCCACATGTCACCATCGCATCTTGGGGTTGGCTTGGACGGCACGGCCCATGCCGGATCTAGGAGAGGCAGTTCGACGACGGTGCCGCCGccacatcaacagcagcaacagccgtTGCCAAGTGCgaatggagaaggagctgggaCTCCAAACACAGGTAGGGAGGGGACAACCACACCAACGGGGCAGAATCCTAATGGAACATCGTCTTCAACTACTGGCCCGAAGCCCATTCGTAGGCGGTTGCGCATGATCACTTCCTGCCTCGAATGCCGGCGGCGAAAACTCAAATGCAACAAGGGTGCGACGTGCAGCAACTGTGTGAGATTTTCAAGAGAATGTCTCTACCTCGGACCCAAGCTTGACGAGGCCAGTCAGATAAGGCTTacggagatcaaggagaaggttgGGTCGCTTGAGAGGCAGTTTGAGAGGGATGTTGCTAGAGGGGCTaccggaggtggtggaggcagAAGTGGTGGTTCACGACAGCAACGGATTCTGGCTGACGACGTTGAGGAtgactttgacgaggagcGTGACCTCCAGATCAGCTCCATGGTGGCGCTTGATCTCACCTATGATGACTATCCCGATGGGGTTGGTACCGACGACTTGATCGATCTAGGCATCCGAGTTGGAAAAATGAGAATTACCGAGAGAATTGGCGGACTCAACAGACCACGCATTTCGGAAGAG ATTCAAGCCGGCATTGCAGGTTCCCCGATAGCTACGacgccttcttctgccactACGCCCTGGTTCAATGGGGCATCCCAGATGCTAGGGGGTGACGGCACGTCAGAGGCGTCTTTCGACATGCTCCCTGACTTTCTCAAGCCGGGTGACTCTTATCTTCCACCCACAagcggcttcttctttggccAAGCTGGTGTATCGCCGCCGTTGGAACAGCTGTTACCTGGAAGTCGGGAGTGGGGCCAGCGCCTGGTCAACCGCTACTTTGAAGCAGTTCACCCTATTGCGCGGTGTGTTCACAGGCCGTCTTTCGAGGCCTTGTATCAGTCCTTCTGGGACGATATCGCACAAAACTGGGAGCCCCGTCCATCGGTGCAGGCACTGGTGTTTGCTGCTTGGTTCAGTGCTGCAGTCAGTCTTGATGAAGTCCAGGCTCAAAATGAATTTGGAAATACGAAAAGCGCCATCGTGGCTCACATGAAGGTGGCCACCGAGACGGCGCTGAGCAAGGCCAACTTTCTGCGAACAACAAAGTTCGAGACGATGCAGGCGTTTATCATGTACATG CTTCCGCTGTGTAGAGACGAGGTATCGAGAGCACACTCTGTGCtggttggtgctgctgtgagAATGGCCGAGTGTATGGGGCTTCACCGCGATGGTGAGGCTTACGGCCTTAGCCCCTTGGAAACACACGTGCGACGGCTTGTTTGGCACCAGCTGTGCTTCCTGGACATACGGACATGCGAAGCCCAAGGACCGAAGCCAGCCATTCGGCGCGAGGACTATGATACCAAGCTTCCTTTGAACTGCGAAGAGACCGACCTCACGGCGAACATGGTTTCTGTCCCACCACCGGCTGATCAGTGGACGTCGACAATGCTTGTGTTGATGAGATTTGAGATCAACGAGATGATGCGCATCATCTGGGCGGACCGACGCAAGCTGGAAACGCACAAGACAACACTGACAGCCGTACTCACCAAGATTGAAAACTTTCGCAAGCGCATGTTTGAGAAGTACAACCGCTTCCTCAACGAAGAGGTGCCGGCTCAGAAATATGCGAAGCTTGTCATGCAGCTTCTGATCTATCGGTTGCACGCCATGGTGCTACACCCGTACCACTCTAACGCTACAAGTCCATTGCCCGAACGCCTGAACGGTCTTCTGATTACGAGCGGCATTCTGATCATTGAAACTGCGATTCAGCTCGAATCTGATCCCAGATTTCGGGACTGGTCATGGTATCTTGGAGCTTACCAGCAATATCAGATCGCCCTTCTCTTGGCCACGGAGATTTATTACCGGCCTCAGAACAAGGAGTGTAATAGGATCTGGAGGTGTCTCGACTATGTCTTCAACTTGGACCCCAATGAGGCGCGGGATCAAAAGAGTCTCAAGATCTTGACCGAGATCATGGGCAAGACGAGCGTCTATCTCGGCATGCGAAAGGTCCGCGCGCCAACTGGTATTGCCAGGGCCGTTCCCTACAAGCAGGCCGTGAAAGAATCACCTATTCAGTCACACGCCATGGTTCCTACCGGGTCGTTTCctcaacatcagcaacagATGCACCAGACGGTTAACGGTCCAGGTCATGGGTTGAAGCCTGACCCAAGCATGCCCCAGATGCCTGTAAATGCCATTCCCACCATCAATATGCCAATGCCACATGGCAATATGGCTCACTCGGTGCCTTCGAGCATGCCGGCCCGCGTTCCTCCTTTCGGGCACTCACCCATGATGTTTCCTCCGCAACAGCCAACGATCATGCCCAACATGGTGTTTGCCGGTGTCTCTAACGGTGAGGTTCTGTGGGGTTTCCCGCATATGAACCCTGGAAGTCCTGAGAATAGCAGTGATGGTGGAAGTGTTGTTGGTCAGCCACAACGTCATGGAAGCATTGCTGGGCCTGGGGCGGCCATCAACGTGATGGATAATATTGACTGG GATGCTATCAATGTTCTGTTCCCTACCGACCCCAATACCGGCGAGCTCAGCTTCAATTCCTTTCAGGTGGACCACTCTGCTCAGATGAATCATAACCTGGGTGCTCAGATGGGACATGCTCAtactccccatcatcaacagcagcactcACAAACACAATGGGGACCGAATTAG